Within the Polaribacter pectinis genome, the region AAATTCTACTTAAATGTACAGTTTCAGAACCAGAATCTATTGGAATAATTGGTTGTTTATTAAAAGATAAAAATCATATAAACATATTAAGGTTAGCAATTGGCGCTAAAAATAAATCTAATAAAAAATTAGCAAAAAAATCTATTTCATATTTTACACAAAATGAATTAGAAAATGCAGATAATTTTTATTCATTTGAAAAAGATTTTGATCTTTTTAATGAAATTGAAAGAGTTGTAGAAAGAGAGTATAATGTTTTATATTATTAAATAATGAAAAAATACACAATTCAGAAATCACCATTTATTGTTCCAACAACAGATGGTAAGTTAATAGAAGAACATTTTGGGAATGCAACTGATAAAAACACGCAAATAAGTATTGCTCACATGGTTGCACCATCTGGTTGGAGTGAGCCTTTTCAAACTCCAGAATTCGAAGAGTATACTTATATCATTAAAGGTAAAAAACAATTTATTATAGAAGGAGAAACAGTAGTTTTAGAAGCTGGACAATCCATAAGAATAGAAAAAAATACGAGAGTCCAATACTCCAATCCTTTTGAAGAGAAATGTGAATACCTTGCTATTTGTTTGCCAGCTTTTTCAATGGATTTGGTAAATAGAGAAGAAATATAAATACGTTAATTTTATCATAAATAAAGTATTTTATAGTACTTATCTTGTTGGTTTTACTAAATTTCTACAACAAAAATCAACAATTTATGAAACTTCAAACCATTTTATTGATCTTTTTTTGCATGTCTTTTTTTTCGATTTTATCCCAAGAAAAAGAAAATTTTACTTTTGAAACTTCAAAAGAAAATCCTTTTGGTAAATACAACCCTGAAGCTCCTAAACAACTCCTAGATTACAAAGATTTAATAGGCGAATGCAATTGCATATCAGAATCTAGAAACCCAGATGGTACTTGGGCAAAACCTACAAAAATGATTTGGAGTTGGAAATATATTATGAACGGAACTGCTGTACAAGATGAAACCTTAAAGGAAGATGGAATACATTCTGGAAGCATTCGTCAATATAACAAGGATAGTCTGCATTGGAATGTTCATTATTATTCTTCAGCAAATATTTCATCAACTTTATCAGTTTGGAATGGGAATAAGAATAAAGAAGGAAAAATAGTTTTGTATAAGAAGCAAAAAGCTCCAAATGGCGCTGAAGGTTTTTCTAGACTTACTTTTTATGACATTGATAAAAAAGGCTACAAATGGATTGGAGAATGGGTTGATAAATCAGAGAAAATAGTTTTTCCTTTTTGGAAAA harbors:
- a CDS encoding cupin domain-containing protein, whose product is MKKYTIQKSPFIVPTTDGKLIEEHFGNATDKNTQISIAHMVAPSGWSEPFQTPEFEEYTYIIKGKKQFIIEGETVVLEAGQSIRIEKNTRVQYSNPFEEKCEYLAICLPAFSMDLVNREEI